A single window of Nicotiana sylvestris chromosome 3, ASM39365v2, whole genome shotgun sequence DNA harbors:
- the LOC138887070 gene encoding uncharacterized protein: protein MNQLAKDQLQQVQNPKQVNATERISMMVNKRRQKGPQVQNCAAKYVQENSGFYQDDSYSEQDEEVQYVNKFQGQRNKSEGANQQQWRFQGNQGEWNSNNQGNWNSGNNQGNWNNNNNQGNRSSGNNQGS from the coding sequence ATGAATCAATTAGCCAAAGatcaacttcaacaagtgcaaaatcCTAAGCAAGTTAATGCCACGGAGAGAATTAGTATGATGgtgaacaagagaaggcaaaagggTCCGCAAGTACAAAACTGTGCGGCGAAATATGTACAAGAAAATAGTGGGTTTTATCAAGATGACTCTTACAGTGAACAAGATGAGgaagtgcaatacgtgaacaaatttcaagggcaaagaaacaaATCTGAAGGcgcaaatcaacaacaatggcgatTTCAAGGCAATCAAGGTGAATGGAATTCTAacaaccaaggtaattggaatagtggtaacaatcaagggaattggaataataacaacaatcaagggaATAGGAGTAGTGGAAATAACCAAGGCAGTTAG
- the LOC104248088 gene encoding GDSL esterase/lipase At5g45910-like, whose amino-acid sequence MALTCSSSVRRRGHRAKNEGNDLLAFYPETNVLYEGGNSCKAETSPFYSIYSFGDSDSASTSDHLAAVLGLPSLQHYTEEGVEFESGISFMTPGATVMSPFSFIKNGIPAPQQSHHSQISAFMKLFYKDCFSFHDCGKNKVLQKAIVFMDQPGFNDYKHSLLHTRSISEVSKLVPDVVETIKNSIEQLIKDAEAKHFVVSGIIPAGCLPGFRTMFPENDNSRKIQCHKGLNLFATLHNDHLWQALEELRLKYPEVEIIYADYYKAFMAIIRNHAFLGFKTKTLMKVCCGSTGSGPFNFDPHKQCGEEGVVACSDRASHIHWDGFRLTPEASKNMIDTLFSKKGFVFPEFKFERGHGAAAAKRHHHSKIYGRFRDALRHLLELHANNIVD is encoded by the exons ATGGCTTTGACGTGTTCCTCTTCAGTGAGAAGACGAGGACATAGAGCAAAAAATGAGGGAAATGACCTATTGGCATTTTATCCGGAAACAAATGTTCTGTATGAAGGGGGTAACTCTTGCAAA GCAGAAACTTCCCCATTTTATTCCATTTACAGCTTCGGAGACAGTGATTCTGCTTCTACTTCTGATCATTTAGCCGCTGTGCTTGGTCTGCCTTCTCTACAACATTACACCGAAGAAGGcgttgagtttgagtccggtaTTAGTTTCATGACGCCTGGAGCAACAGTTATGAGTCCCTTTTCCTTCATCAAGAATGGCATCCCAGCGCCTCAGCAGTCTCATCACTCGCAGATTTCCGCCTTTATGAAACTCTTCTATAAGGATTGCTTCTCTTTTCATGACTGCGGCAAGAACAAGGTTCTTCAGAAAGCTATCGTCTTTATGGATCAGCCTGGTTTTAATGATTACAAGCACTCTCTTTTGCATACAAGATCTATTTCTGAAGTGTCCAAGCTTGTCCCTGATGTTGTGGAGACAATCAAGAATTCTATCGAACAACTGATCAAAGATGCAGAGGCCAAACACTTTGTGGTTTCTGGAATTATTCCCGCGGGTTGCCTTCCAGGGTTTCGAACAATGTTTCCCGAAAACGACAATAGCAGGAAAATTCAATGTCACAAAGGACTAAATTTGTTCGCAACATTGCACAATGATCATCTATGGCAAGCATTGGAGGAGCTGCGATTGAAGTACCCTGAAGTTGAGATCATATATGCAGATTATTACAAGGCGTTCATGGCTATTATTCGAAATCACGCATTCTTGGGATTCAAGACTAAGACGTTGATGAAGGTTTGTTGCGGTAGTACTGGCAGCGGTCCCTTTAATTTTGATCCGCATAAGCAGTGTGGAGAGGAAGGAGTTGTAGCATGTTCTGATAGGGCTTCACATATACATTGGGATGGATTTCGATTGACACCTGAGGCTTCGAAGAATATGATTGATACTCTCTTCAGCAAAAAGGGTTTTGTATTTCCAGAGTTCAAGTTCGAACGAGGTCATGGAGCAGCTGCTGCAAAAAGGCATCACCATTCAAAGATTTATGGACGATTTAGAGATGCTCTAAGGCATTTATTGGAGTTGCATGCTAATAACATAGTGGACTAG